In one Lysobacter alkalisoli genomic region, the following are encoded:
- a CDS encoding ABC transporter transmembrane domain-containing protein: MTNTPPAKAPIGHLRTLWPFVRRHRGLFFAWLAALAFSSAATLSLPLAFRTVIDQGFSTGGEGIDRAFALLFVVALILAFATAARFFFVSVLGERVVADLRRQLYSHLIGLDSGFHDGNRSGELVSRLTADAELLRNVVATSMSVALRSSVTFLGSIVMLFVTSPRLAAWAMIGIPLAVLPIVIGARRLQKISRSAQDRIADANALATETLGAVRTVQAHAREPYERGRFGDAIATAVATARRRIQAQAWVTAIAISLVFGAITLVLWMGAHDVAANRMSAGTLGQFVLYALIGGGSIGALAEVWNELQRAAGGMGRVSELLDAEPAITAPAHPELLPQPLRGEIAFDGVTFHYPARPDLPALDDFELKVAPGETVALVGPSGAGKSTVFSLLLRFHDPDTGTVQVDGVDAARLDPADLREAIALVPQQPTIFATSARENIRYGRLDAADADIESAVRAAHAADFIEALPQGLDTELGERGTRLSGGQQQRIVIARALLKDAPILLLDEATSALDAQSERAVQQALETLMEGRTTLVIAHRLATVLKADRIVVMDRGRIVAEGTHAQLLAEGGLYAELAKLQFLD; encoded by the coding sequence ATGACCAACACGCCCCCTGCCAAGGCCCCCATCGGCCACCTGCGTACGCTGTGGCCATTCGTGCGCCGCCACCGCGGCCTGTTCTTCGCCTGGCTGGCAGCGCTGGCCTTCTCGTCGGCCGCGACGCTGAGCCTTCCGCTCGCGTTCCGCACCGTGATCGACCAGGGTTTCTCCACCGGTGGCGAGGGCATCGACCGTGCGTTCGCGCTGCTGTTCGTTGTCGCGCTGATACTGGCGTTCGCCACTGCGGCGCGATTCTTCTTCGTCTCCGTGCTCGGCGAACGCGTGGTCGCCGACCTGCGCCGCCAGCTGTACTCGCACCTGATCGGCCTCGACTCGGGTTTCCACGACGGCAACCGCAGCGGCGAACTGGTCTCGCGGCTCACGGCCGACGCCGAGCTGCTGCGCAACGTGGTCGCGACCAGCATGTCGGTCGCCCTGCGCAGCAGCGTCACCTTCCTCGGCAGCATCGTGATGCTGTTCGTGACCAGTCCGCGGCTCGCGGCCTGGGCAATGATCGGCATCCCGCTGGCGGTGCTGCCGATCGTGATCGGCGCGCGCCGGCTGCAGAAGATCTCGCGCTCGGCACAGGACCGCATCGCCGACGCCAACGCCCTAGCCACCGAAACCCTCGGCGCGGTGCGCACGGTGCAGGCACACGCACGCGAACCTTATGAACGCGGCCGCTTCGGCGATGCCATCGCCACCGCGGTCGCGACCGCGCGCCGCCGCATCCAGGCCCAGGCCTGGGTCACCGCGATCGCGATCAGCCTGGTGTTCGGCGCGATCACCCTGGTGCTGTGGATGGGCGCACATGACGTGGCCGCCAATCGCATGAGCGCCGGTACGCTCGGCCAGTTCGTGCTGTACGCGCTGATCGGCGGCGGCTCGATCGGCGCGCTGGCCGAGGTCTGGAACGAACTGCAACGCGCGGCCGGCGGCATGGGCCGGGTCAGCGAGCTGCTTGATGCCGAGCCGGCGATCACCGCACCCGCGCATCCGGAGCTGCTGCCGCAGCCGCTACGTGGCGAAATCGCATTCGACGGCGTCACCTTCCACTACCCGGCCCGCCCCGACCTGCCTGCGCTGGACGACTTCGAGCTGAAGGTGGCACCGGGCGAGACCGTGGCGCTGGTCGGACCATCCGGCGCCGGCAAGAGCACGGTGTTCTCGCTGCTGCTGCGCTTCCACGACCCGGACACGGGAACGGTGCAGGTGGACGGCGTTGACGCGGCCCGACTCGACCCCGCCGACCTGCGCGAGGCGATCGCGCTGGTGCCGCAACAACCGACCATCTTCGCCACCAGCGCGCGCGAGAACATCCGCTACGGGCGACTGGATGCCGCCGATGCCGACATCGAATCCGCAGTCCGTGCCGCGCATGCGGCGGATTTCATCGAAGCGTTGCCGCAAGGCCTCGACACCGAACTCGGCGAACGCGGCACACGCCTGTCCGGCGGCCAGCAACAGCGCATCGTGATTGCCCGCGCCCTGCTCAAGGACGCACCGATCCTGCTGCTCGACGAAGCCACCAGCGCACTCGACGCGCAGAGCGAACGCGCCGTGCAACAGGCGCTGGAAACCCTGATGGAAGGCCGCACCACCCTGGTCATCGCGCACCGGCTGGCAACCGTGCTCAAGGCCGACCGCATCGTGGTGATGGATCGCGGTCGAATCGTCGCCGAGGGCACCCACGCGCAGCTGCTGGCCGAAGGCGGGCTTTACGCGGAGCTGGCCAAGCTGCAGTTCCTGGACTGA
- a CDS encoding fatty acid desaturase family protein, which translates to MSKAKSRALTPAELDAFGAELDALRARTVATLGERDARYIRNVVKAVRYTGVAGRGLLFLGAFVHSVLIPAWIAGVLLLALSKILENMELGHNVIHGQYDWMGDPQLNGKTYEWDIVATSENWRRTHNFRHHTYTNVRGLDDDIGYGLLRIFPEQKWHPFFLLQPIVAPVFALLFEWGVAIQDLKLGNWFKGKMSSSQLWRKFRPVGRKMGRQLFKDYVLFPALAGPFFLTVLLGNMAANLIRNVWTYVIIFCGHFTTDVETFPRDVIKNESRGHWYLRQLRGSSNISGGFGIDVLSGNLSHQIEHHFYPDIPANRYAELAPEVRDICARYGQQYNTGSLPKQFGQVAWRILRHAFPSRPRRAVPLVANG; encoded by the coding sequence ATGAGCAAAGCAAAGAGCCGTGCCCTGACCCCTGCCGAACTCGACGCCTTCGGCGCCGAACTCGACGCCCTGCGCGCACGCACCGTCGCCACGCTGGGCGAGCGCGACGCCCGCTACATCCGCAATGTGGTCAAGGCGGTGCGCTACACCGGCGTCGCCGGCCGTGGCCTGCTGTTCCTCGGCGCCTTCGTGCACAGCGTGCTGATCCCGGCCTGGATCGCCGGCGTGCTGTTGCTGGCGCTGTCGAAGATCCTCGAGAACATGGAGCTCGGCCACAACGTCATCCACGGCCAGTACGACTGGATGGGCGACCCGCAGCTCAATGGCAAGACCTACGAGTGGGACATCGTCGCCACCTCCGAGAACTGGCGCAGGACCCACAACTTCCGCCACCACACCTATACCAACGTGCGCGGGCTCGACGACGACATCGGCTACGGCCTGCTGCGCATCTTCCCCGAGCAGAAGTGGCATCCGTTCTTCCTGCTGCAGCCGATCGTCGCGCCGGTGTTCGCGCTGCTGTTCGAGTGGGGCGTGGCGATCCAGGACCTCAAGCTGGGCAACTGGTTCAAGGGCAAGATGAGCAGCTCGCAGCTGTGGCGCAAGTTCCGCCCGGTCGGTCGCAAGATGGGCCGCCAGCTGTTCAAGGACTATGTGCTGTTCCCCGCGCTGGCCGGGCCGTTCTTCCTGACCGTGCTGCTCGGCAACATGGCCGCCAACCTGATCCGCAATGTCTGGACCTACGTGATCATCTTCTGCGGCCACTTCACCACCGACGTGGAGACCTTCCCGCGCGACGTGATCAAGAATGAGTCGCGCGGTCACTGGTATCTGCGTCAGCTGCGCGGGTCGTCGAACATCTCCGGCGGCTTCGGCATCGACGTGTTGTCCGGCAACCTCAGCCACCAGATCGAACACCATTTCTATCCGGACATCCCGGCCAACCGCTACGCGGAACTGGCGCCCGAGGTCCGCGACATCTGTGCCCGCTATGGCCAGCAGTACAACACCGGCTCGTTGCCTAAACAGTTCGGCCAGGTGGCGTGGCGGATCCTGCGCCACGCGTTCCCGAGCCGGCCGCGGCGCGCGGTGCCATTGGTGGCGAACGGGTAG
- a CDS encoding ferredoxin reductase has protein sequence MSARPRPSRSSHSTGLRSWLRPLVTPHVFDFWASRVHPLWTWERPLAQLVERRRESCDTVTLLLRPNRHWAGFRPGQHVNLGVEIGGARITRSYSLSQPPRADGLVAITVKQMPGGRVSPNLFERAEKGEIFEIGPAFGDMTLPEQPRGEWLFLAAGSGITPLMSMLRGLAAEGMPVPLALVYWARRREEMCFVDELRALAAAHDGFTLHLLLTREQPREADEHEGRIGEALLSSLVPDLAGRQVMACGPGGFVESARELLDGRVRSFQSEAFTLPDVPVTDEGEVELTLARRGKVLRVPRGRTLLAALEAEGLRPPSGCRMGICNTCACGKSAGSVRHLPSGELVHENMSALKLCIHSAVTDLTLDL, from the coding sequence ATGAGTGCCCGCCCCCGTCCTTCGCGGTCCAGCCACAGCACCGGCCTGCGCAGCTGGCTGCGTCCGCTGGTCACCCCGCATGTCTTTGATTTCTGGGCCTCCCGCGTCCATCCGTTGTGGACCTGGGAGCGCCCGCTGGCACAGCTGGTCGAACGTCGCAGGGAGTCGTGCGATACGGTGACCCTGCTGTTGCGGCCCAACCGGCACTGGGCCGGATTTCGCCCCGGCCAGCACGTCAATCTGGGCGTGGAGATCGGCGGCGCCCGCATCACCCGCAGCTACAGCCTGTCGCAGCCGCCGCGTGCCGACGGGCTGGTCGCGATCACGGTCAAGCAGATGCCGGGTGGCAGGGTCAGCCCGAATCTGTTCGAGCGGGCGGAAAAGGGCGAGATATTCGAGATCGGCCCGGCCTTCGGCGACATGACCCTGCCGGAGCAGCCTCGGGGCGAATGGCTGTTCCTGGCTGCCGGCAGCGGCATCACCCCGCTGATGTCGATGCTCCGCGGGTTGGCTGCAGAGGGCATGCCGGTACCGCTGGCCCTGGTCTACTGGGCCCGTCGCCGGGAGGAGATGTGCTTTGTCGACGAGCTGCGCGCGCTGGCGGCGGCGCACGACGGTTTCACCCTGCACCTGCTGCTGACCCGGGAGCAGCCCCGCGAGGCCGACGAACATGAAGGCCGCATCGGCGAAGCATTGTTGTCGTCGCTGGTGCCGGACCTGGCCGGACGGCAGGTGATGGCCTGCGGTCCCGGCGGTTTCGTCGAAAGCGCACGCGAGCTGCTCGATGGCCGTGTCCGCAGCTTCCAGTCCGAGGCCTTCACCCTGCCCGATGTGCCGGTCACCGACGAGGGTGAAGTCGAACTGACCCTGGCCCGGCGCGGCAAGGTGCTGCGGGTGCCACGTGGCAGAACGCTGTTGGCCGCGCTGGAGGCGGAAGGCCTGCGGCCACCCTCCGGCTGCCGCATGGGCATCTGCAACACCTGCGCCTGCGGAAAGTCCGCCGGCAGCGTGCGCCACCTGCCCAGCGGGGAGCTGGTCCACGAGAACATGAGCGCGCTGAAGCTGTGCATCCACAGCGCCGTCACCGACCTGACCCTCGACCTGTGA
- the fabR gene encoding HTH-type transcriptional repressor FabR: MSRDDILAAALKLVGPHRSVSTLSLREVAREAGIAPNSFYRQFRDMDELAVALIDLAGRSLRQIIGEARQRVAGGKLSVIRSSVEAFMEQLRADDKLLHVLLREGTVGSDAFKQAVDRELEFFEEELRLDLIRLARLDHATLHQPALAAKAITRLVFAVGGTAMDLPPEKDPELVDQLTTMVRMIVTGARTLPPEQ, translated from the coding sequence ATCTCGCGCGACGACATCCTGGCCGCGGCACTGAAGCTGGTCGGCCCGCACCGCAGCGTCTCCACGCTGAGCCTGCGCGAGGTCGCGCGCGAGGCCGGGATCGCGCCGAACAGCTTCTACCGCCAGTTCCGCGACATGGACGAACTGGCGGTGGCGCTGATCGACCTGGCGGGCCGCTCATTGCGACAGATCATTGGCGAGGCGCGCCAGCGCGTGGCCGGCGGCAAGCTCAGCGTGATCCGCAGCTCGGTGGAGGCGTTCATGGAACAGCTGCGCGCCGACGACAAGCTGCTGCACGTGCTGCTGCGCGAGGGCACGGTCGGCTCGGACGCGTTCAAACAGGCGGTCGACCGTGAGCTGGAGTTCTTCGAGGAGGAATTGCGGCTGGACCTGATCCGGCTGGCCCGGCTCGACCATGCCACCCTGCACCAACCGGCGCTGGCGGCGAAAGCGATCACCCGGCTGGTGTTCGCGGTCGGTGGCACCGCGATGGACCTGCCGCCGGAGAAGGATCCGGAGCTGGTCGACCAGCTCACCACGATGGTGCGGATGATCGTGACCGGCGCGCGCACCCTGCCGCCGGAGCAGTAG
- a CDS encoding acyl-CoA dehydrogenase family protein — protein sequence MTATFDDAPSPIRPTHEVGNQPPEFAPRDLWRDDIALRESLLREGGEEWQPQVAAYGRLAGDTLYALGFDAHRDRPRLRTHDRFGHRIDVVEFHPNYHAVMQAAVEHGVAGLSWHEPQPGAHVARAALSYLHHQVEPGSSCPLTMTHAAVPVLQQVPALAEWATKAAAPHYDPRNVPISDKLGVTLGMGMTEKQGGSDVRANTTVATPLSGDEYELVGHKWFFSAPMSDGFLVLAQAPGGLTCLLMPRWRPDGSRNAFRIMRLKDKLGDWSNASSEVEFDGAWARRVGDEGRGVATIIRMVMLTRLDCMLGSAAEMRMALAQAIHHARHRRAFGKRLVEQPLMRNVLADLALESEAALALSMRVARAVDAAPKDSDEAAFARIATAIGKYWICKRAPAFVNEAQECLGGAGYVEESMLPRLYRQAPLNSIWEGSGNIQCLDVLRALVREPECMAALQQELSAVDGVPEEFIAGLAASIARAEEGGARMLVEQLALGLQAAALLRAGSPMAEAFVRSRLEGGHGLAFGTLPAGIGFDAIIARALP from the coding sequence ATGACTGCCACGTTCGACGACGCACCGTCCCCGATTCGGCCGACCCACGAGGTCGGCAACCAGCCACCCGAGTTCGCCCCGCGCGATCTCTGGCGGGACGACATCGCATTGCGTGAATCCCTGCTGCGCGAGGGTGGGGAGGAATGGCAGCCACAGGTCGCGGCCTACGGCAGGCTGGCTGGCGACACGCTGTATGCGCTCGGCTTCGATGCCCATCGCGACCGTCCGCGCCTGCGCACCCACGATCGCTTTGGCCATCGCATCGACGTGGTCGAGTTCCACCCCAACTACCACGCGGTCATGCAGGCGGCGGTCGAACACGGTGTCGCCGGCCTGTCCTGGCACGAGCCGCAGCCGGGTGCGCATGTTGCCCGCGCGGCGCTGAGCTATCTCCATCACCAGGTCGAACCCGGCAGCAGCTGTCCGCTGACCATGACCCACGCCGCGGTACCGGTGCTGCAACAGGTGCCGGCGCTGGCCGAATGGGCCACCAAGGCCGCAGCGCCGCATTACGACCCGCGCAACGTGCCGATCTCAGACAAGCTCGGTGTGACCCTCGGCATGGGCATGACCGAGAAGCAGGGCGGCAGCGACGTGCGCGCGAACACCACCGTCGCCACGCCGCTGTCGGGCGACGAATACGAACTGGTTGGCCACAAGTGGTTCTTCTCGGCGCCGATGTCGGACGGCTTCCTGGTGCTTGCGCAGGCACCGGGTGGACTGACCTGTTTGCTGATGCCGCGCTGGCGCCCGGACGGCAGTCGCAACGCGTTCCGGATCATGCGCCTGAAGGACAAGCTCGGCGACTGGTCGAACGCTTCCTCCGAGGTCGAATTCGACGGTGCCTGGGCGCGCCGCGTCGGCGACGAGGGGCGCGGGGTGGCGACCATCATCCGCATGGTCATGCTCACGCGCCTGGATTGCATGCTCGGCTCGGCGGCGGAGATGCGGATGGCGCTGGCGCAGGCCATCCACCACGCCCGTCACCGCCGCGCGTTCGGCAAGCGGCTGGTCGAACAGCCACTGATGCGCAACGTGCTGGCCGATCTCGCGCTCGAATCCGAAGCAGCGCTGGCGTTGTCGATGCGGGTCGCGCGCGCGGTCGATGCCGCGCCGAAGGATTCGGATGAAGCGGCGTTCGCACGCATCGCGACCGCGATCGGCAAGTACTGGATCTGCAAACGCGCACCGGCCTTCGTCAACGAGGCGCAGGAATGCCTGGGCGGCGCCGGCTACGTCGAAGAGTCGATGCTGCCGCGGCTGTACCGGCAGGCGCCGTTGAACTCGATCTGGGAAGGCAGCGGTAACATCCAGTGCCTCGACGTGCTGCGTGCGCTGGTGCGCGAGCCCGAGTGTATGGCCGCATTGCAGCAGGAATTGTCTGCGGTCGACGGCGTGCCGGAGGAGTTCATAGCCGGATTGGCGGCCTCGATCGCGCGGGCCGAGGAGGGTGGGGCACGCATGCTGGTGGAACAGCTGGCGCTGGGATTGCAGGCGGCGGCGCTGTTGCGCGCAGGCAGTCCGATGGCCGAGGCCTTCGTTCGCAGCCGCCTTGAGGGCGGGCACGGCCTCGCGTTCGGCACCTTGCCGGCCGGTATCGGCTTCGACGCGATCATCGCCCGCGCACTGCCGTGA
- a CDS encoding FAD-dependent oxidoreductase, with translation MKIGIVGYGTAGQASALLLSRDGHEVEVFERAPVLGPVGAGFLLQPTGLAVLWELGLLDEALALGVRIERLYGETVQGRAVMDMRYRELRHGGSSPFFGLGMQRGALFGLLDAAWREGRQVRCGRQIVAVDAERGLLDDADGNTHGPYDIVIVADGAASGLRGLVVEPALDRPYPWGAQWCLVEQRGWAWPDELRQRYVGARRMVGMLPVGRRIDDPVPRMSFFWSLPVDQLAEAGRDAGAWRDEVGAVWPEAATALADTEVPGGLAQARYRDAVLRRWHRGRAVAVGDAAHAMSPQLGQGVNMALMDALALRDALHRHPVPAAAFAQYQRERRAHVGIYHFWSRWLTPLFQSGHDRLAALRDRVFHPLSRLPGGRGQMLRVLTGTRRGWLGTQSLPEAFLDVMTAHAASLPASDALAETSQDRAV, from the coding sequence GTGAAAATCGGAATTGTCGGATACGGCACCGCCGGGCAGGCATCGGCGCTGCTGCTTTCGCGCGATGGGCACGAGGTGGAGGTATTCGAACGCGCACCGGTACTGGGCCCAGTCGGGGCAGGCTTCCTGCTGCAGCCGACCGGGCTGGCGGTGTTGTGGGAGCTGGGCCTGCTCGATGAAGCGCTGGCACTGGGGGTGCGCATCGAGCGCCTGTATGGCGAAACCGTGCAGGGGCGTGCGGTCATGGACATGCGTTATCGCGAACTCAGGCATGGCGGTTCATCGCCGTTCTTCGGCCTGGGCATGCAGCGCGGGGCCCTGTTCGGTCTGCTCGATGCCGCATGGCGCGAAGGGCGTCAGGTGCGTTGCGGGCGGCAGATCGTCGCCGTCGACGCCGAGCGAGGCCTGCTCGATGATGCGGACGGCAATACCCATGGCCCGTACGACATCGTCATCGTTGCCGACGGTGCCGCCTCGGGCCTGCGCGGCCTGGTCGTAGAGCCGGCGCTGGATCGGCCCTATCCATGGGGTGCGCAATGGTGCCTTGTCGAACAGCGCGGCTGGGCCTGGCCGGACGAGCTGCGCCAGCGTTACGTGGGTGCACGGCGGATGGTCGGCATGCTGCCGGTTGGCCGCCGCATCGATGATCCAGTGCCACGGATGAGTTTCTTCTGGAGCCTGCCCGTCGATCAGCTGGCCGAGGCCGGTCGCGATGCCGGCGCGTGGCGTGACGAAGTAGGGGCGGTCTGGCCCGAGGCGGCCACGGCGCTGGCCGATACTGAAGTGCCGGGCGGACTCGCACAGGCACGCTACCGGGACGCGGTGCTGCGGCGCTGGCATCGTGGGCGCGCGGTCGCCGTCGGCGATGCCGCGCACGCGATGAGCCCGCAACTGGGGCAGGGCGTGAACATGGCACTGATGGACGCGCTGGCGCTGCGCGATGCACTGCACCGGCATCCGGTCCCGGCGGCGGCTTTCGCACAGTACCAGCGCGAGCGGCGTGCCCATGTCGGCATCTACCACTTCTGGAGCCGCTGGCTGACGCCGTTGTTCCAGTCCGGGCACGACCGCCTGGCGGCGTTGCGCGACCGGGTGTTCCATCCGCTGTCGCGGTTGCCGGGCGGGCGCGGCCAGATGCTGCGCGTGCTGACCGGTACCCGTCGCGGCTGGCTGGGTACGCAGTCGCTGCCGGAGGCTTTTCTCGATGTCATGACGGCTCATGCCGCGAGTCTTCCAGCATCGGACGCTTTGGCCGAAACGTCTCAGGACCGGGCTGTCTAG
- a CDS encoding cold-shock protein, protein MQYGTVKWFNDAKGFGFISPEDGSADVFVHFSAINAKGFRSLQEGQRVSYQLTQGPKGAQASEVSPTVEA, encoded by the coding sequence ATGCAGTACGGTACCGTGAAGTGGTTCAACGACGCCAAGGGATTCGGCTTCATCTCACCCGAGGATGGCAGTGCGGACGTTTTCGTCCATTTCTCCGCAATCAACGCAAAAGGCTTCCGCAGTCTGCAGGAAGGCCAGCGTGTCAGTTACCAGCTGACCCAGGGCCCGAAAGGTGCCCAGGCCTCCGAGGTGTCGCCGACGGTCGAAGCGTGA
- a CDS encoding S-methyl-5'-thioinosine phosphorylase: protein MSSIDLAVIGGTGLYKLAELQDIETVQPSTRFGEPSGPVRIGTMAGHRVAFLARHGEGHSVPPHKVNYRANLAALQDLGTSRVLALNTVGGITERFGPRVLACPDQLIDYTWGRISTLCEEPGSEVLHVDFGEPYTRSLREVVLAAAARAGVALVDGGCYGATQGPRLETRAEIARMRRDGCDLVGMTGMPEAGLARELGLDYACLAIVANWAAGAGPDPDEVITLQDVLDNVTAASAGLPTLLEALLRS, encoded by the coding sequence ATGAGTTCCATCGACCTTGCCGTCATCGGCGGTACCGGCCTGTACAAGTTGGCGGAACTGCAGGACATCGAAACTGTCCAGCCCTCGACCCGCTTCGGCGAGCCGTCCGGACCTGTGCGCATCGGCACCATGGCGGGGCATCGCGTCGCTTTCCTCGCCCGCCACGGCGAAGGCCACTCGGTACCGCCGCACAAGGTCAATTACCGCGCCAACCTGGCAGCGTTGCAGGATCTCGGGACGTCGCGCGTGCTCGCGCTCAATACCGTCGGCGGCATTACCGAGCGCTTCGGTCCGCGCGTGTTGGCTTGCCCGGACCAGCTGATCGATTACACCTGGGGCCGCATCTCGACTCTTTGCGAGGAGCCGGGTAGCGAGGTGCTTCACGTCGATTTCGGCGAGCCGTACACCCGTTCGCTGCGCGAAGTGGTGTTGGCTGCGGCGGCGCGGGCCGGGGTCGCGCTGGTCGATGGCGGCTGCTACGGCGCCACCCAGGGGCCGCGGCTGGAGACCCGTGCCGAGATCGCACGCATGCGCCGTGACGGTTGCGACCTGGTCGGCATGACCGGCATGCCCGAGGCCGGACTGGCCCGCGAACTGGGTCTGGATTACGCCTGCCTGGCCATCGTCGCCAACTGGGCGGCAGGCGCCGGACCCGATCCGGACGAGGTAATCACCCTGCAGGACGTGCTCGACAACGTCACTGCCGCTTCGGCCGGTCTGCCGACGCTGTTGGAAGCGCTTCTTCGGAGCTGA
- a CDS encoding hypoxanthine-guanine phosphoribosyltransferase — translation MSGRDLVWALENSDLVVEQATLEQSIARMADEIRADHDEVPVFLTVMHGGLPFAARLAMELGARGLDLEFDYLHATRYRGETRGSDLVWKHRPATPLKGRRVLLADDILDEGHTLAGIIEWCLSEGAREVRVAVLVVKQHDRCVEGIRADYIGVEVPDRYVFGYGMDFHEQGRNLPAVYALKD, via the coding sequence ATGAGTGGACGTGACCTGGTTTGGGCGTTGGAAAATTCCGATCTCGTGGTCGAGCAGGCCACGCTCGAACAGTCGATTGCACGGATGGCGGATGAGATCCGCGCCGACCATGACGAAGTACCGGTTTTCCTCACCGTGATGCACGGCGGCCTGCCGTTCGCGGCGCGGTTGGCGATGGAGCTGGGCGCGCGCGGGCTCGACCTCGAGTTCGATTACCTGCATGCGACCCGCTACCGCGGCGAAACCCGCGGCAGCGACCTGGTCTGGAAACACCGTCCGGCAACGCCGCTCAAGGGCCGACGCGTGCTGCTCGCCGACGACATCCTCGACGAGGGTCATACCCTGGCCGGGATCATCGAGTGGTGTCTCAGCGAAGGCGCGCGTGAGGTGCGGGTGGCGGTGCTGGTGGTCAAGCAACATGACCGCTGTGTCGAGGGCATACGTGCCGACTACATTGGCGTTGAAGTGCCGGATCGCTACGTGTTCGGCTATGGCATGGATTTCCACGAGCAGGGCCGCAACCTGCCGGCCGTCTACGCCTTGAAGGATTGA
- the nagZ gene encoding beta-N-acetylhexosaminidase → MLLIGLAGTGLTAQERDWLQHDACAGVVLFARNFASRAQVAELSQAIREAAPRPQLVCVDQEGGRVQRFREGYSALPALERFGGLHARDPEAALQLAREHAWLMASEVRASGVDLSFAPVVDLGRGNRAIGNRAFSDAPDAVAAFARAYVEGMHEAGMAATLKHFPGHGSVAEDTHFETAADPRDLDEIRALDLVPFAAGIEAGADAVMMAHVVYPRVDTEPAGFSSRWINDILRGDRALGGLGFRGVVFSDDIGMKAADTVGGVGARVNAHLDAGCDVVLVCHPELVEDSLAAVQGRPLDTMALTGLLGRGALGWDALLADNRYSDSRSRLEDFG, encoded by the coding sequence ATGTTGTTGATTGGGCTTGCCGGTACCGGACTCACCGCGCAGGAGCGCGACTGGCTGCAGCACGATGCCTGCGCCGGCGTGGTGCTGTTCGCACGCAATTTCGCCTCGCGCGCGCAGGTGGCCGAGCTGTCGCAGGCGATCCGCGAGGCCGCGCCGCGGCCGCAACTGGTCTGCGTCGATCAGGAGGGTGGACGCGTGCAGCGTTTTCGAGAGGGTTACAGCGCATTGCCGGCGCTGGAAAGGTTCGGAGGTCTGCATGCGCGCGACCCGGAAGCCGCGCTGCAACTGGCACGCGAGCACGCCTGGTTGATGGCGAGCGAGGTCCGCGCCAGCGGCGTCGACCTGAGCTTCGCGCCAGTGGTCGACCTCGGTCGGGGCAACCGCGCGATCGGCAATCGCGCCTTTTCGGATGCACCCGATGCGGTCGCTGCCTTCGCCCGCGCCTATGTCGAGGGCATGCACGAGGCCGGCATGGCGGCGACTCTCAAGCATTTCCCCGGCCATGGTTCGGTGGCCGAGGATACGCATTTCGAGACCGCTGCCGATCCGCGCGACCTGGATGAGATCCGCGCGCTGGACCTGGTGCCGTTCGCGGCCGGAATCGAGGCCGGCGCCGACGCCGTAATGATGGCGCACGTGGTCTATCCGCGGGTCGATACCGAGCCGGCCGGCTTCTCGTCGCGCTGGATCAACGACATCCTGCGCGGTGATCGCGCGTTGGGCGGACTGGGGTTCCGTGGCGTTGTCTTCAGTGACGATATCGGCATGAAGGCGGCCGACACCGTCGGTGGTGTGGGCGCGCGGGTCAATGCGCACCTCGATGCCGGTTGCGACGTGGTGCTGGTCTGCCACCCGGAGCTGGTCGAGGATTCGCTCGCGGCGGTGCAGGGCCGCCCGCTCGATACCATGGCGCTGACAGGGCTGCTCGGGCGCGGGGCGCTCGGCTGGGACGCCCTGCTGGCCGACAATCGCTACAGTGACAGCCGCAGCCGGCTGGAGGATTTTGGTTGA